One genomic region from Chitinophagales bacterium encodes:
- the guaB gene encoding IMP dehydrogenase: protein MLLSNEKFAGEGLTFDDVLLIPGYSEILPREVNIQTKLTKKITLNVPLVSAAMDTVTEYQLAIAIAQEGGLGFIHKNMSINQQAEQVRKVKRSESGLIIDPIVLTIDGTIGQALRIMKENKIGGIPIVTKENRLAGILTNRDLRFEKDNDKKISEVMTSENLITAPQGTDLKMAEAILKKHRIEKLPVVNEEGKLVGLITYKDIIKVQSFPNACKDEYGRLMVGAAVGVTADMFERIEALVKVGVDVITIDTAHGHSAGVLNSVKETKKRFPDLEVIAGNVGTKEGAKALADAGADGVKVGVGPGSICTTRVVTGVGVPQITAIIEAAEALRPLGIPLIADGGIRYTGDIPKAIVAGADSVMAGSLFAGVEESPGETIIYEGRKFKSYRGMGSLEAMQKGSKDRYFQDVEADIKKLVPEGIVGRVPFKGSLAEVMYQYVGGLRASMGYCGAPTVEKLKDARFVKMTAAGSSESHPHDVSITKEAPNYSR from the coding sequence ATGCTGCTTTCCAACGAAAAATTTGCAGGTGAAGGACTCACCTTTGACGATGTTTTACTAATCCCCGGATATTCAGAAATATTACCCCGAGAAGTAAACATTCAAACCAAGCTCACCAAAAAAATAACCTTGAATGTGCCGCTCGTATCCGCTGCTATGGATACGGTAACGGAGTATCAATTGGCCATAGCTATTGCGCAAGAAGGCGGACTGGGTTTTATTCATAAAAACATGAGTATAAATCAGCAAGCCGAACAAGTGCGGAAAGTGAAGAGATCTGAAAGTGGCTTGATCATCGACCCGATTGTATTGACCATAGATGGTACTATAGGTCAGGCGCTGCGCATCATGAAGGAAAATAAAATTGGTGGAATTCCAATTGTTACCAAAGAAAACCGACTGGCTGGCATCCTTACCAATAGGGATTTGCGATTTGAAAAAGACAATGACAAAAAGATTTCGGAAGTAATGACTTCTGAAAACCTGATTACTGCTCCGCAAGGCACCGATCTTAAAATGGCAGAAGCTATTTTGAAAAAACACCGCATAGAGAAGTTGCCCGTAGTAAATGAAGAAGGGAAATTGGTCGGGCTTATCACCTACAAGGACATTATTAAAGTGCAAAGCTTTCCCAATGCCTGTAAGGATGAATATGGCAGATTGATGGTAGGCGCAGCAGTGGGCGTAACGGCCGATATGTTCGAGCGCATAGAAGCACTTGTGAAAGTGGGCGTGGATGTCATTACCATTGACACCGCACACGGTCATTCAGCGGGTGTCTTGAATTCCGTAAAAGAAACCAAAAAAAGATTTCCAGATTTGGAAGTCATTGCAGGAAATGTTGGAACCAAAGAAGGAGCAAAAGCCCTAGCAGATGCCGGGGCAGATGGCGTAAAAGTAGGCGTAGGCCCCGGTTCTATTTGTACCACAAGGGTTGTTACAGGCGTTGGTGTACCTCAAATAACCGCAATTATAGAAGCAGCCGAAGCCCTTCGCCCATTAGGCATTCCCTTGATTGCCGATGGCGGCATTCGCTATACGGGGGATATTCCAAAGGCGATTGTAGCGGGAGCAGATAGCGTAATGGCAGGATCACTTTTTGCCGGAGTGGAAGAATCACCAGGCGAAACCATCATTTACGAAGGAAGAAAATTCAAGTCATACAGAGGAATGGGCTCTTTGGAGGCCATGCAAAAAGGTTCAAAAGATCGTTATTTCCAAGATGTAGAGGCAGATATTAAAAAATTGGTGCCAGAAGGCATTGTGGGCAGGGTACCGTTCAAAGGTTCATTGGCAGAAGTGATGTACCAGTATGTTGGCGGTTTGCGGGCAAGCATGGGTTATTGTGGTGCTCCTACAGTGGAAAAACTGAAGGATGCCCGATTTGTAAAAATGACAGCAGCGGGATCTAGCGAATCGCATCCACACGATGTTTCCATTACCAAAGAAGCTCCAAATTACAGCAGATAA
- a CDS encoding T9SS type A sorting domain-containing protein → MKIGHKALLTFLIIFLPLFSFAQWGDCATSKFVAGGVNVFPASLDTGNVNDLANYNGCIDDGELYSTWIIFEIDSDGYLLFDIFPRAFGSDYDFALFKLRDTLYSYCCEDIASGLLSNIRCNYAAVFQSSNDTTGLRHGYTTVSSDHTQPSFNAPLQVFAGEKYVLFTNRYYSASDSFTIDFTPSTATFLDSLSYFNPNNPDTIAPEIANAFTSLTLDSNCQRRDTIMVEFSEGIPCGSLSKEDFNISGPDSIVVSELISGPCSCNSANTVQLVLDENYPPSDSAQYFISASFSDPAGNQADSTQGVYFYSKNYDYCNMTAPTGTDCSCVWPGDINNDGIANNFDVLSLGIAYGTNGPVRQNASINWEGQKSSSWDSIFYNAVNFKHADCNGDGLVDFNDTTAISQNYNLTHNKNSQNSAQQNFIPLYVNLPDTMYVDDTVYAAIMLGNPTIFLDSLYGIAFSLLYDSSFLSNPLYLQLDTSWMGNLAQNLLGFSKNLPSMTQTDIAITRTDLQNSVGQLYGQIGTIMVVLDPDLYNKTTRMEFIIQTTNVRAIDNKENIIDVIGTPDTAVVIDPYLSALGLELANSIKLYPNPTKNQTIIDAGNTIIQRVAVTDINGKELYYKENINENRHRLNLDLPAGIYLVQIYAEEGIVTKKMVVR, encoded by the coding sequence ATGAAAATCGGCCACAAAGCCCTATTGACTTTTTTAATTATATTCTTACCACTTTTTTCTTTTGCCCAATGGGGAGATTGTGCCACTTCAAAATTTGTTGCTGGTGGAGTCAATGTTTTTCCCGCAAGCTTGGATACTGGAAATGTTAATGATCTTGCAAATTACAATGGGTGTATAGATGATGGTGAACTTTACTCTACATGGATTATATTTGAAATAGATAGCGATGGATATTTGCTTTTTGATATATTCCCCCGAGCTTTTGGGTCTGATTATGATTTTGCACTTTTTAAATTAAGGGATACATTATATTCTTATTGTTGTGAAGATATTGCTTCTGGATTGTTAAGCAATATAAGGTGTAATTATGCTGCAGTATTTCAATCTAGTAATGATACTACTGGGCTTCGTCATGGATATACAACGGTAAGTTCAGATCATACTCAACCATCATTTAATGCTCCATTACAGGTTTTCGCAGGTGAAAAATATGTTTTGTTCACTAACAGGTATTATTCTGCTTCAGATAGTTTTACAATAGATTTTACTCCAAGCACAGCAACTTTCCTTGACTCACTGAGCTATTTCAATCCAAACAATCCAGATACCATCGCTCCTGAAATCGCAAATGCTTTTACAAGCCTTACTTTGGACTCCAATTGCCAGAGAAGGGACACTATTATGGTTGAATTCAGTGAAGGCATTCCTTGTGGTTCATTGTCAAAAGAGGATTTCAATATCAGTGGTCCAGATTCAATTGTAGTTTCTGAGCTAATTTCAGGTCCTTGTTCCTGCAATTCCGCAAATACAGTTCAGTTGGTTTTGGATGAAAATTATCCTCCTTCCGACAGTGCCCAATATTTTATCTCCGCAAGCTTTTCAGACCCAGCGGGCAATCAAGCAGATTCAACGCAAGGGGTGTATTTCTATTCTAAAAATTATGATTACTGTAATATGACCGCTCCAACAGGCACAGACTGTTCCTGTGTATGGCCAGGAGACATCAACAATGATGGCATTGCCAATAATTTTGATGTACTGAGTCTGGGAATAGCTTATGGAACTAATGGACCTGTCCGGCAAAATGCAAGCATCAACTGGGAAGGACAGAAGTCGAGTAGTTGGGACAGCATTTTTTACAATGCTGTAAACTTTAAACATGCCGATTGCAATGGTGATGGATTGGTTGATTTCAATGACACGACAGCGATCAGTCAAAACTACAACCTAACACACAATAAGAACTCCCAAAATAGTGCACAGCAGAACTTTATCCCACTATATGTCAATCTTCCCGATACCATGTATGTTGACGACACGGTCTATGCAGCAATTATGTTGGGCAATCCTACAATATTTTTGGACAGCCTCTATGGTATAGCTTTTTCTCTTTTATATGATTCCTCCTTTTTAAGCAACCCACTTTATTTACAATTGGATACCAGCTGGATGGGCAATTTGGCGCAGAATCTGTTGGGTTTTTCAAAAAACCTGCCATCTATGACCCAGACTGATATAGCCATTACACGAACCGATTTGCAGAATAGTGTTGGTCAATTGTATGGGCAGATAGGAACCATAATGGTAGTATTGGATCCGGATTTGTACAACAAGACCACCCGAATGGAATTCATCATTCAGACTACAAATGTTCGGGCAATAGACAATAAGGAGAATATCATTGATGTAATTGGTACACCTGATACCGCAGTTGTGATTGATCCCTACTTGAGTGCTTTAGGTTTAGAATTGGCTAATTCAATAAAGCTCTATCCCAACCCAACCAAAAACCAAACCATCATAGATGCCGGAAATACCATTATACAGCGAGTAGCTGTAACGGATATCAATGGCAAGGAACTGTATTACAAAGAAAACATCAACGAAAACAGGCATCGCCTAAACCTGGATCTGCCAGCCGGGATTTATTTGGTGCAGATTTATGCTGAGGAAGGGATTGTAACCAAGAAGATGGTGGTGAGGTAA
- a CDS encoding SdrD B-like domain-containing protein: MKSCRLIFSLLCLIVFSQAKAQINAGFTFSINNPSGCAAEVTFTDTSSGNITSWLWDFGDGTIGTIPNPTHVYNINGTYNVTLTVSDTNSQDIVTAQINITNVTPLDITVSTTNNTMCDTVFNCNGSISVTVNNGAPPYQYQWSNGMIGSPILGMCAGTYSVTVFDSNGCDAAAVATIIDSSIAAIDSTRDASCGSCDGYASVIPQGGTPPYQYTWSTGDTTSEVINLCPGFYDVTISDATGCQATDTFLLAGTCGSINGHVFEDLNGNGIKDAGEAGLAGVRVSLAPGGLFTYSDQNGDYSIGVGTFGNFNVEINAPTRYYCSGSVLLPDSISFPVGNNHSVDISVANPDSSGLDFGLIRPQSPCGTISGHVFDDLNGNGVQDAGEPGLAGMNIILSNGQQTQTDANGDYSVEVPFDSTIVLEFVPGSPSYFCGSSNPTYVQTFPVSPPTYTVSVSTSSPVSSGNDFGVEVQPFFDVGVYTIRSFSGIHAGQQFRAWMDYKWHGVTGNCTLRLEFDPLVNFVSAAITPDVVTNTYVEWIFPPQANGMGCMSMYFELDSSATAGTALDWRGLYTCGTPDACPGNDERTNTVYVQSGPLRRAADNGFNFMEVFHTGDAQQETISRADSVFSYVINFQNITDDTVYHLTIVDTISPHLDIESVSLPFASRPDLMEFHMPQPNILVWEFDGIMLPDSTTNLLQSYGFVQYNIIMKPGLPDGTVIENSAAIIFNHSASLKTNETQVTLEQGVGIEDWAQGDIINLYPNPTENHTIIDAGNTVIQRVAVTDINGKELYYKENINENRHRLNLDVPAGIYLVQIYAEEGMLTKKMVVK; this comes from the coding sequence ATGAAAAGTTGTCGTCTTATTTTCAGTTTGCTGTGCCTGATTGTTTTTTCACAAGCAAAAGCACAGATCAATGCAGGTTTTACATTTAGCATAAACAACCCTAGCGGATGTGCTGCGGAAGTTACTTTTACAGACACTTCCAGCGGAAATATTACTTCATGGTTATGGGACTTTGGAGATGGGACAATAGGGACTATTCCAAACCCTACGCATGTATATAATATAAACGGGACCTATAATGTTACGCTTACCGTTAGCGATACCAATTCACAGGACATAGTTACGGCACAAATCAACATTACAAATGTTACGCCATTGGATATAACTGTCAGTACTACCAATAATACGATGTGTGATACGGTTTTTAATTGCAATGGATCTATTTCAGTTACTGTAAATAACGGGGCACCTCCATACCAATATCAATGGTCGAATGGTATGATTGGCTCACCGATACTTGGTATGTGTGCGGGAACGTATAGCGTTACAGTTTTTGATTCAAATGGTTGTGATGCTGCTGCTGTAGCCACAATTATTGACTCAAGTATAGCAGCAATCGATTCCACCCGCGATGCATCATGTGGATCCTGTGATGGATATGCCTCTGTAATACCTCAAGGAGGGACACCGCCCTATCAATATACCTGGTCAACAGGTGATACCACATCGGAAGTGATCAATCTATGCCCGGGCTTCTATGATGTTACCATAAGTGATGCAACGGGTTGCCAGGCTACCGACACCTTTTTATTGGCGGGCACTTGCGGTAGCATCAACGGACATGTATTTGAAGATTTAAATGGCAATGGTATAAAAGATGCCGGAGAAGCAGGACTGGCAGGCGTAAGGGTTAGCCTGGCTCCGGGGGGCTTGTTTACCTATAGCGATCAGAATGGCGACTATTCCATAGGCGTGGGCACTTTCGGCAATTTTAATGTGGAGATCAACGCCCCTACACGGTACTACTGTTCCGGCAGCGTTTTGCTACCGGATTCTATCTCTTTCCCAGTGGGCAATAACCATAGCGTGGACATTTCAGTAGCTAACCCTGACAGCAGCGGCCTGGATTTCGGCCTGATACGACCGCAATCGCCCTGTGGCACCATCAGCGGGCATGTGTTCGATGACCTGAACGGCAATGGAGTGCAGGATGCAGGCGAGCCGGGCTTGGCAGGTATGAACATCATCCTGAGCAACGGTCAGCAGACGCAGACAGATGCCAATGGCGACTACTCGGTTGAAGTGCCTTTTGACTCTACCATTGTGCTGGAATTTGTTCCTGGAAGCCCTTCGTATTTTTGCGGAAGCAGCAATCCCACTTATGTACAGACCTTTCCCGTTTCCCCGCCCACCTATACGGTCAGTGTGTCCACCTCCAGTCCGGTATCATCGGGTAACGACTTTGGCGTGGAGGTACAGCCGTTTTTCGATGTGGGGGTTTATACGATCCGCTCTTTCTCCGGCATCCATGCCGGGCAGCAGTTTCGTGCCTGGATGGATTATAAGTGGCATGGTGTGACAGGTAACTGTACGCTGCGGCTGGAATTTGATCCCCTGGTCAATTTTGTCAGTGCCGCTATTACGCCTGATGTTGTCACCAACACATATGTGGAATGGATATTCCCGCCTCAGGCCAATGGCATGGGTTGCATGAGCATGTATTTTGAGCTGGATTCATCGGCTACTGCCGGGACGGCTTTGGATTGGCGCGGGCTTTATACCTGCGGAACACCAGATGCTTGTCCCGGAAATGATGAACGGACCAATACCGTATATGTGCAGTCAGGCCCGCTAAGAAGAGCTGCTGACAATGGTTTCAACTTTATGGAAGTGTTCCACACCGGGGATGCTCAGCAAGAAACAATAAGCAGGGCAGACTCGGTATTCTCATATGTGATCAACTTTCAAAACATCACCGATGACACGGTGTATCATTTGACCATTGTCGACACTATTTCCCCGCATCTCGATATAGAAAGCGTTTCGCTGCCTTTCGCCAGTAGGCCCGACCTTATGGAGTTCCACATGCCGCAGCCGAATATCCTGGTCTGGGAGTTTGATGGCATTATGCTTCCTGACAGCACGACAAACTTATTGCAAAGCTATGGCTTTGTCCAATACAATATCATCATGAAGCCAGGCTTGCCGGACGGTACTGTTATTGAGAATAGTGCTGCGATTATTTTCAACCATTCCGCTTCGCTAAAAACAAACGAAACCCAGGTAACCCTTGAACAGGGTGTCGGCATTGAAGATTGGGCGCAGGGGGATATTATAAATCTCTACCCCAACCCCACCGAAAACCACACGATCATAGATGCTGGAAATACCGTTATTCAGCGTGTAGCGGTAACGGATATCAATGGCAAGGAACTGTATTACAAAGAAAACATCAACGAAAACCGCCACCGATTAAACCTTGATGTGCCAGCCGGGATTTATTTGGTACAGATTTATGCTGAGGAAGGGATGCTTACTAAGAAGATGGTGGTTAAATAA
- a CDS encoding T9SS type A sorting domain-containing protein: protein MKKNSKLMLITILSLMPYWVYSQSSTSDCEGAITICSDIYYVSSPNIGQGFVNDLTINYSGCLDNGETNSMWFRIDIQSSGQLLFDIIPDSPADYDFAVFQSPNDGIICNGIASGVIQDLRCNFSAVSQDTTGLRAGYSNFSSSPSAAPFSAPINALAGETFFLVIDKFSSGTVGYTLDFSSSTASISDTSRPEMVAVSQGVGCQINDSILVSFNERIDCDLVEVYNFRIVGGTTVSIEDAIPQNCQSDDLISQVMLVFNPPLTSNNTYQIIPRNIFDLCGNRIDSNASTLTITVSDSSSCSIPDPSGGECSCVWPGDINYDGVANNFDVLGLGIAFGSTGQIRASASLNWEAQESENWIDTFYNDVNYKHADCDGDGLIDYSDTLAVSLNYGLSHNKSSSGGAVADPPLYLDLPDTIRAGETVNAALICGSQAMPIASLYGLAFSVNYDNALVDSSSSFSFDNSWLGTPGSDLLTFSKNLHANGKTDIALARIDQMNVQQQQGQIGTAHIVIKDDVSGKGNGAITLNINIDNILAITADETIVELSGESSSVVVLQKGVGIEEAFDRNKIKIYPNPAHGQINIRSEEMMEEVALLDIYGKVISRKIVNENTHRIDTEGLAAGTYLIRVSNSEASGYFKVLVY, encoded by the coding sequence ATGAAAAAGAATTCAAAATTGATGTTAATTACGATCCTAAGCCTAATGCCATATTGGGTATATTCTCAATCAAGCACCTCAGATTGTGAGGGAGCGATAACTATTTGCTCAGATATATATTATGTTTCAAGCCCTAATATTGGGCAAGGTTTTGTCAATGATCTTACAATAAATTATTCAGGATGCTTAGACAATGGGGAGACAAATTCTATGTGGTTTAGAATAGATATTCAAAGTAGTGGCCAACTTTTATTTGATATTATACCAGATAGCCCAGCTGATTATGATTTTGCTGTTTTTCAATCTCCTAATGATGGTATTATTTGTAATGGGATTGCTTCTGGAGTCATACAAGATTTAAGATGTAATTTTTCGGCTGTTTCACAAGATACTACGGGTCTGCGTGCAGGGTATTCGAATTTTTCATCAAGTCCATCTGCCGCACCATTTTCAGCTCCAATTAATGCATTGGCAGGAGAAACATTTTTTTTAGTTATTGATAAATTTTCAAGCGGTACAGTTGGGTATACATTAGATTTTTCTTCGAGTACAGCAAGTATTTCAGATACCTCAAGACCAGAAATGGTTGCTGTTTCTCAAGGAGTGGGTTGCCAGATAAATGATAGTATTCTTGTTTCATTCAATGAACGTATCGATTGTGATTTGGTAGAAGTTTATAATTTCAGGATTGTTGGAGGAACAACAGTTTCAATTGAAGATGCTATTCCTCAAAATTGTCAATCTGATGATTTGATATCTCAAGTAATGCTGGTTTTTAACCCACCTTTGACTTCCAATAATACCTACCAGATTATACCAAGAAATATATTTGATTTATGTGGAAATCGGATAGATTCTAATGCCAGTACTTTAACAATTACTGTATCAGATTCTAGTTCATGTTCTATTCCAGACCCTAGTGGTGGTGAATGTTCTTGTGTTTGGCCTGGTGATATAAATTATGATGGTGTCGCTAATAATTTTGATGTTCTGGGCTTGGGTATTGCTTTTGGTTCAACCGGGCAAATTAGAGCAAGTGCATCATTAAATTGGGAAGCCCAAGAATCGGAAAATTGGATAGATACTTTTTATAATGATGTTAACTATAAACATGCAGACTGCGATGGGGACGGATTGATCGATTATTCCGATACCCTGGCGGTTTCCCTGAATTATGGATTGTCCCATAACAAATCCAGCAGCGGGGGTGCTGTTGCCGATCCTCCGCTTTACCTGGATTTGCCCGATACTATCAGGGCCGGGGAAACCGTCAACGCAGCGTTGATCTGTGGCTCACAGGCCATGCCGATCGCCTCGCTTTATGGCTTGGCATTTTCTGTAAACTACGATAATGCCCTGGTCGATAGCAGCAGCTCATTTTCATTTGACAATTCTTGGCTCGGTACACCCGGCAGCGATTTGCTCACTTTTAGCAAAAATTTGCACGCTAACGGCAAAACGGATATTGCCCTTGCCCGCATCGATCAAATGAACGTGCAACAGCAACAAGGACAAATCGGTACCGCACACATCGTGATCAAGGATGATGTTTCGGGCAAAGGAAATGGAGCCATTACCCTGAATATTAATATTGACAATATCCTGGCCATAACAGCAGATGAAACGATCGTTGAACTGAGCGGTGAAAGCAGTAGTGTCGTGGTGCTGCAAAAGGGCGTGGGCATTGAGGAAGCTTTTGACAGAAACAAAATCAAAATTTATCCGAATCCCGCACATGGGCAGATCAATATCCGCTCTGAAGAAATGATGGAGGAAGTGGCTTTACTGGATATTTACGGAAAAGTGATCAGTCGCAAAATCGTGAATGAAAATACCCATCGCATTGATACGGAAGGCCTGGCTGCCGGCACCTATTTAATTAGGGTCAGCAATAGTGAGGCTTCAGGGTATTTTAAGGTGTTGGTGTATTAA